TAGTGATTTTTTAATATAAAATTATAGAAATCAATCTAATTAGATAGAGAAACATTGTCAATACAAAACAAACAAAAACCCAAAGCAAGTGAAACTTAGCAGGTTTAAGATGTATCTTTAGAATTGACATTAGGCAGAAAATCCATTACTTTGTATAATGAAACAGGATTAAAAGGAGGGTATTCTTTTGAACTATGCAGAAGATTTGATTACTGAAATACTGTCGAGCCAGCCAGGTATCACTCAGGAACAGATTGAGAAGGCAATAGAGGAACAGTCAGAAAAAGGCGGAAGGCTTGCAGACAACATTGCTGCCTTGGGATATATGGCGGAGATTGATGTTCTGAGAGCGATTGGAGAAAAGCTGAACATCCCGTTTCTTCCTTCAATAAAAGATGAGGATGTTGATTCGGTATACATATCAAAGGTTCCTCTAAATTACCTTAAAAATAATTTTATTTTTCCATTAAAAAGAGAAAATGGTTCACTTTTTGTAGCAACTGCAGACCCTTTCGATACGCAGATTCTTGATAACATTTCATTGTATCTTGAGGAGGAAGAAGCCAAGCCTGTTATCTGTCCAAAGGCTGAAATAACTGATGCCATTAACCGGTATTACCACCACGAGTCAGCAGATGCCGAGCAGATGATAAAGGATATGGACGAGGATATTTTTGACACAATTACATCTTTATCAGAGGAACCTAAAGACCTTCTTGATATTTCAGATGACGCGCCAATAATCAAGCTTGTAAATGTTATCCTCTTTCAGGCGGTTAAGAAAAGAGCAAGCGATATCCACATAGAGCCATTTGAAAAGGAGCTCAGGGTAAGGTACAGGATAGACGGGATACTTTATGATACAATAAACCCGCCTGTAAGATATTTATCCGCAGTAATTTCAAGAATTAAAATTATGGCAAATCTTGACATAGCCGAAAAAAGGCTCCCTCATGACGGAAGGATAAAAATCAAAATAGCTGACCGCCTTATTGACATCAGGGTTTCAATAATTCCCACTGCCTTCGGCGAAAGAGTGGTTATGAGGCTTCTTGACAAGTCAAGCATTCTTTTAGGGCTTGAGGATGTAGGGCTTTTTCCTGATGATTTAAAGACCATTCATGCAATGATTAAAAAAACTAACGGAATAATCCTTGTCACCGGTCCTACAGGAAGCGGAAAGACAACAACACTTTATGCAGCCCTTACAAAAGTGAATACTACTGATAAGAATATAATAACAATTGAAGACCCGATTGAATACCAGCTTTTTGGGATTGGACAGATACAGGTGAACACAAAGATTGAGCTGACATTTGCCCGTGGGCTGAGGTCTATTTTACGGCAGGATCCTGATATTATAATGGTTGGAGAAATCCGCGATGTTGAGACTGCTGAGATTGCAATTCATGCATCGCTTACAGGACACCTTGTTTTTTCAACACTTCATACAAATGATGCTGCAGGGGCTGTTACAAGGCTTTTAGATATGGGTGTTGAGCCGTTCCTTGTTTCATCAACCCTTTCTGCTGTAATAGCGCAGAGGCTTGTCAGGGTTATCTGCAATGACTGCAAGGAGAGTTATGTGCCTGATGATGAATCCCTTTCGGAAATAGGAATTGGAAGAGACCAGTTGAAGGACGGCGTTTTTTACCGCGGCAGGGGTTGTCCTTCTTGCGTGAATA
This genomic window from Candidatus Schekmanbacteria bacterium RIFCSPLOWO2_02_FULL_38_14 contains:
- a CDS encoding type II secretion system protein GspE, with the translated sequence MNYAEDLITEILSSQPGITQEQIEKAIEEQSEKGGRLADNIAALGYMAEIDVLRAIGEKLNIPFLPSIKDEDVDSVYISKVPLNYLKNNFIFPLKRENGSLFVATADPFDTQILDNISLYLEEEEAKPVICPKAEITDAINRYYHHESADAEQMIKDMDEDIFDTITSLSEEPKDLLDISDDAPIIKLVNVILFQAVKKRASDIHIEPFEKELRVRYRIDGILYDTINPPVRYLSAVISRIKIMANLDIAEKRLPHDGRIKIKIADRLIDIRVSIIPTAFGERVVMRLLDKSSILLGLEDVGLFPDDLKTIHAMIKKTNGIILVTGPTGSGKTTTLYAALTKVNTTDKNIITIEDPIEYQLFGIGQIQVNTKIELTFARGLRSILRQDPDIIMVGEIRDVETAEIAIHASLTGHLVFSTLHTNDAAGAVTRLLDMGVEPFLVSSTLSAVIAQRLVRVICNDCKESYVPDDESLSEIGIGRDQLKDGVFYRGRGCPSCVNTGYRGRIGIFEILKMDEVTKKLVLEKYDSNAIKKEAVKNGMLILKHDGARKVIEGLTTIEEVLRVAHEE